Within Gilvibacter sp. SZ-19, the genomic segment GGTTTGGAAATGGCAGATGTGGTCAAGGCGATGGTTGTGTTGGACGATATTGAAGACTTCGCTGCTTTCAATGCAATTTATACCAGTTATTTTCCGCAGCGACCTGCCCGTACGACCTTCGCTGCAGAAGCTCTTGCGGCAGGAGCAAAAATAGAGATCGAGGTCGTTGCAGTTAAAAGCGAATAAATAAGGCTAGTTGCCGGGCATTGCATATCTTTGCCGCCTGTGGATCCGCAAGTAAAAAAAGAAGTAGACCTAGGCATACAGTTGCCGCTTATGGAAGCCTTTTACACCATTCAAGGTGAGGGCTTTCACAAGGGAACTGCAGCCTATTTTGTGCGCATTGGTGGCTGCGATGTTGGCTGCCATTGGTGCGATGTAAAGGAGAGTTGGAACGCCGAGCTACATCCACCCACTCGAACAGAAGATATTGTCTCAGAAGCGCTTAAACACAGCGACACGGTTGTTGTGACGGGTGGTGAGCCGCTCACTTGGAACATGGAGCCGCTCACATCAGCCTTGAAAGAACGCGGTGCCAAAGTTCATATTGAAACTTCTGGGGCTTACAACTTGACCGGACAATGGGATTGGATCTGTTTGTCTCCCAAGAAAGTAAAA encodes:
- a CDS encoding 7-carboxy-7-deazaguanine synthase QueE; translated protein: MEAFYTIQGEGFHKGTAAYFVRIGGCDVGCHWCDVKESWNAELHPPTRTEDIVSEALKHSDTVVVTGGEPLTWNMEPLTSALKERGAKVHIETSGAYNLTGQWDWICLSPKKVKLPLEPIYKEADELKVIVYNKHDLQFAEEQAAKVGEQCILYLQPEWSVRDKVMPLIVDYVMANPKWKVSLQTHKYLNIP